In Pelodictyon luteolum DSM 273, the genomic stretch CATCACCATCGTATTAATTGTGTTCTGCCATGTCCCGTATTCTGACCATAGCGATGATGCTCGTCGTCCTGGCCTTCGGCGTTTTTCTCGGATCCAGGATGGCCGGTGACGGTACAGATCGCTACAGGGAGCAGAAAAAAATGAGTGAGGCCTATGAGCTCATCAAGGCCTTTTATGTCGATGATGTCCCTGGCGACAGTCTTGCGGGTGCGGGAGTGCAGGGGATGGCCGGCTATCTGGATCCGCATACCCTCTACCTTGCTCCTGAAAAAGCCGCGTATTCCCAGGCGGAGTTCGATGGCAATTTCGATGGCATCGGCATCGAGTACGATGTCCTCAACGATACACTGCTTGTTGTCACTCCGCTGTCCGGCGGGCCGAGTGCCGCAGTCGGCATCGCTCCCGGCGACCGGATCCTTGCCATCGATTCCGTGTCCTGCATCGGCATTTCCCGCCAGGACGTCATGCGCAAGCTCAGGGGGAAACGCGGGACCAGGGTATTGCTGAACGTCTATCGTCCCCTTTCCGGCAAGAGTTTCGACTTTCTGGTTACAAGGGGGAAGATTTCCACCTCCAGTGTCGACGCGGCCTTTATGCTCGAAGGCGGCAACGGTTACATCCGCATCAGCCGTTTCATGGCCACAACGGCCGATGAGTTCCGCCTTGCACTCACGAAGCTCCGCCATGCCGGCATGCGGCGTCTTATCGTTGACCTTCGGGGCAATCCGGGCGGGTTTCTTGAGCAGGCCGTGCAGGTGGCTGACGAGTTTCTGGGTGAAGGGCAGCTGATTGTCTATACGAAAAGCAGGAATTCGGCTGAGAATGTCCGCTATGTGGCACATTCGGGAGACGGATACGAAAAAGGAGCGCTTGTGGTGCTCGTCGACAAGGGGAGCGCCTCAGCATCCGAGATCCTGGCCGGTGCCCTGCAGGATAACCATCGTGCCGTCATTGTCGGTGAGCTGACGTTCGGAAAGGGGCTCGTGCAACGCCAGCTGCAGTTTTCCGACGGCTCTATGCTCCGTCTGACGGTTTCAAGGTACTACACGCCTTCCGGCAGGCAGATCCAGCGGCAGTATGTGAAGGGGGAGGGCGGACGTGACCGCTATTATCATGAATCTCTGGCCAATATCATGCCGGGGAAACTCTTTAGTGACCCCGACAGTTTACTCTACCGGAAAACCAGCGAGGTATCCGTGTACAGAACCGGAGGTCTCTACGGGGTGCTTGATTCCCTGAAGGGTAAAGCAGCTTCGAAGAACCTTCAGCTGAATGCGCTGTCGGCAGCCGGGGGCATCATTCCCGATTTCTGGGTGACGGGGCGTCCCTATACGGAGTTCTATCAGGAGATGTACCGCTCAGGCCTGTTTGAGGACATTGCCCTTAAGATCCTTGATGACCCGAAGAGTTCCGTACAGGCCTACCGCGCGTCGCTTGATGGGTTCATTTCCGGCTATCTGGACGACGGGCGCCTGCTTTCTCTGGTCCGGAAGTCCTGCAGTGCCAGAGGGATTGCCTTTGATGCGGCATCCTTCCGCCGCGACAGGGCGTATGTAGCCCTTGCAGTCAAGTCGCGCATAGCCCATCAGCTGTTTGGTTTCGAGGGTCAGATCCGGGTGTTTGTTTCGGGTGCGGACCCTGTGGTCCGCATGGCCGGAGAACTTCCTGTAGTCCCTTGAGTTCCGGACCTCGTTTCATCTTCACTCATTAATCATCTTTAATCAGTCAATCCACATGCCGTCACTGCTTGAAAAAATCAACAATGAGAGCTGCACGCTCCGCCTGAAAAACGACTGGCTCAAGATTTTCACCTGCCCGGTCCCGAGTTCGGATTTCCTCTCTTTTGTCGGCGTCGCCGAGCTTGATGCATCGCGGGACGCTGTTCTGGCATTGCTCTACGACATCGAGTCCGCGACCGAGTGGGTATGGAAGACCAGTGAGATGCGCCTCCTCCAGGAACTTTCCGGTGATGACGGCCGGGTGGTATACCAGGTGGTCAGCGCGCCGTGGCCTGTCACCGACCGTGAGATCATCAGCCGTTCGGAAGGGTTCATGGATCCCGAGACCGGCGAGGCGTTCATCAGCATCGAAGGCCTTCCCGACTTCCTTCCGCCCGACAGCCGCTATGTGCGGGTGCCGAGCCTGACGGGAGCGTGGAACATCACCCCTCTCGCCCTGGATCGATGCAGGGTGGTATTCAGGCTTCACATCGAGCCCGGTGGCGAAATCCCCTCATGGCTTGCCAACATCGCCGTTATCGATACGCCCTACCACACCCTCTGCAACCTGAAAGAGATGGTGAAACGCGAGAAATACAGGACGCCGGTGAAGGCTCCCTTCAAAGAGTCTTCAAGGGACGTAATCCGCAATTATGAGGAATTTATTTCCGCCTGATTGTTATTTTTCCCTTTTAACTCAGGCCGTCCCGTATAACAGCCGCTCCTTCCTCAGTCATCTAACCGCTTCAGGCATGGACGTACATTCGATCCTCAATGGTAAATGGGATTTCAGGGTTGAGCACAGGGGCATCAGCATTTATTCCTCGAAGGTCGAGGGTTCGGATGTACTTGGCTTCAAGGGGGTGGCGGAGATTCCTGCCGGCTTCAGGAAGCTCATTTCGCTGTTCCATGACACCTCGAGTTACGGCCGCTGGGTTCACCATCTGACTGAGATGGAGGTGCTTGAGCGGAACGATTCGCTTGAATATGTGGTGCGGCAGGTCATCGACACCCCGTGGCCTCTCCAGAAACGGGAGATGATCGTCAGGACGGGCCTTGAGCCGGCGGGAGAGAATGCTGTGGCGGTTACGATGACCGGCGTGCCGGAATTCATACCGCTGAACCCTGCCTACTCCAGGGTTAAAGAGGTGCAGGGTCTCTGGGTCTTTGCTCCCTCAGGCCCCGATGCCATCCATCTGACCTTTGTGATGCATGTCGATCCCGGCCCGGACGTTCCTTCCGCCGTCAGCAACCAGGCGATGTTCGAAGTGCCGTTTTATTCGATGGACAACCTGCGAAAACTCGCTGGCGACCGTTCCTACAACCCGCCCTATCCCGAAGAGGTCGACCGGCACCTCTGCATCATCTGAGACGAACGGCTCAGTGTACCGGATGTTCCCTGCATACCCGCTTGAGCCGTTCCGGCTTGACCGGCACGGCCCCGACCTCCTGGCAGACAGTTCCTGCAGCAAGGTTGGCGATTGAGGCATTCCGGATGATGTCGAGGCCCGCCGCGGCTCCGAGCGCGAGGGTGCCGATGACGGTATCGCCCGCTCCCGACACATCGGCAACGTCCAGCGAACTTACCTCGATGTGGGTAAAGGATCCGTCGTAGACCGTCATTCCTTTTTCACTCCGGGTCACCACCAGCGCTTCAGCCTGAATAAGGTCCTGCAGCCTCAGGCACGCCTCCTCGACCTCCCGGTCGCTGTTCGGCACCGGGGTGCCGAGCGAGGCCGCCATTTCCGACAGGTTCGGCTTGAACACCGTGCAGCCCCGGTATGCAAAGAAATTCTTCAGTTTCGGATCGACCAGAACCGGTACACCATGGCTTTTTGCAGCGGCGATGAGCGCAGTGATGAGCTCCAGTGACAGCACCCCCTTGTTGTAGTCTTCAAGCACGACGGCGTCAGTTTCCGGGATGATGGCGTTGAAGGCATCCATGATGGAGGCGGCTGTCTTTTCACTGATTTCATCCCTTTTTTCGAAGTCGACCCTCGTGATATGGTGGTTCTGTGAGAGGATGCGGGTTTTGCAGGTGGTGGGACGGGCGGGATCGCTGACGAGGCCCTCTCCTGACAGTCCCATGTTTCCGAAAAGTCCGAGCAGGAGCCCGCGGTCCTGATCCTCGCCGGTCACGCCGAAAAGGGTGGTCTCGGCGCCGAGCGAAAGGGTGTTGAGCGCCACGTTTGCAGCGCCCCCGAGCCTGATGTCCTGATGGGTCACGTCGACGACGGGAACGGGATACTCCGGTGAAATCCTTGACACATGGCCGAAGATATACTTGTCGAGCATGATGTCGCCGACGACGGCGATCCGTTTTCCTTTGAAAGATTCGATGATGCTGTCGGTGGTCTGGGTGGCCATGTACCTGTATTGTGTGTTTTTCGGAGTGTCGGAGAGGGGGAGAGCCCTGTGTCCAAAAAGTAAATAAAAAAAATACCGCCAAAAACCCCGATGGTGAATAATGATGCTGTTTGGTGGTTTTATTTTTTACTATTTTTTGTTATAATTAAAGCTAAGCATTTTTACGCTTTATCAGAAGAAACCGGACACTGATGTTTGAGAGTTTAAGCGACACGCTGGAAGGCGCTTTCAGGAAGCTAGCCGGCCAGGCGACCATCAATGAGATCAACATCGGTATCGCCATGCGCGATATCAAACGCGCTCTCCTTGGCGCCGATGTCAACTACAAGGTTGTCAAGAAACTGGTCGAGGACATCCGCCTGAAGTCTCTCGGCGAAGATGTCGTCAAGAGCGTTTCGCCGGCACAGATGATCGTGAAGATCGTCAGCGACGAGTTGACCGAGCTCATGGGCGGGGAGCAGAAGCCGCTCAACCTTTCCACGAAGAACCTGCCCGCGGTCGTCATGGTTGCCGGTCTGCAGGGTTCGGGAAAGACCACGTTCTGCGCGAAGCTCGCCAAACGCCTGAAAAAGGGTGGAAAGAACCCGATGATGGTTGCCGCCGACGTCTATCGTCCTGCAGCCGTCGAGCAGCTGAAGACTCTCGGTCTGGAAGTCGGTGTTCCCGTGTTCTCCCTGGATGAACAGGATGCCATGAAAGTGGCCCGCGAGGGCCTGGAGGCCGCCAGAAGGGGAGCGCATGACGTGCTGATCCTCGATACTGCCGGCCGCCTGCAGATCGACGACAGGATGATGGCTGAGGCCGAGGCCCTGAAAAACCTGATGAAGCCCGAGGAACTCCTGTTCGTCGTCGACTCGATGATGGGCCAGGAGGCGGTCAATACCGCCAAGGCGTTCAATGACCGCCTTGACTTCGACGGTGTGGTGCTGACCAAGCTTGACGGCGATTCACGGGGCGGTGCGGCCCTGTCGATCCGGCAGGTTGTTGAAAAGCCCATCAAGTTCATGAGTGTCGGCGAGAAGATGGACGACCTCGACCAGTTCTATCCGGACCGCATGGCCCAGAGGATACTGGGAATGGGCGACATCGTCAGCTTCGTCGAAAAAGCGCAGGAGAATCTGGATCTGGAGAAAACGATCCAGATGCAGAAGAAGCTGATGAAGAACGAGTTCGATCTGAACGACTTCCTCGACCAGCTCCAGCAGCTCAAAAAAATGGGGTCCATACAGGGACTCATAGAGATGGTGCCGGGCCTGAACAAGATGGTGCCGAAGCAGGATCTCGAAAACCTGGACTTCAAGCCGATCGAGGCCATCATCAACTCCATGACGAAAGCCGAGAAGGCTTCGCCGGAAATCATCAACGGCAGTCGCCGCCAGCGTATTGCCCTTGGAAGCGGAACGCGCGTGCAGGAGGTGAACATGCTCCTCAAGCAGTTCGCGGAGATGAAGAAGATGATGCGCTCGGTGTCGAAAATGACGCAGTCGGGAAGGAAGATCACTTCCCAGAACCTGGCGCTTGACAAGTTTTTAAAACGATAGACAGCAGTACTTTCTTAACATAACATTAAATCAATACTAGCTTTGGTAAAGATCAGACTGAGAAGAGCGGGAAGAAAAAAACTGCCGGTATACCAGATTGTAGCGGCTGATGCACGCGCACCGAGGGACGGCAAGTTTCTTGAGGTAGTCGGGCACTACCAGCCTACCGCCAAGCCCCATGTCGTTACCCTCGACCGTGAGCGTGTGGCCTACTGGATGCAGACCGGCGCACAGCCGACATCAACCGTCCGCAGCCTTATCCAGAAGACCGGCCTTCTCTATGAGCTGAGGCTCAAGAAGCTCGGCCGCAGCGAGGCAGAGGTTGCTGAGGAAATGGAAAAGTGGCAGGAGAAGCAGGCTGAAAGGCGTCAGAAAAGGCTCAACGTCAAATCGCGACGCCGCCAGCTGAAGAAAGAGGCCGCTGCAAAGCCGGCCGTGGCTGAAGAGGTTGCAGCACCTGTTGCCGCCGCACCCGTGGCTGAAGCTCCAGTCGCTGAGGTTGAGGTCGTCATTGCTCCCGAGGTCCAGGTCGAGGCAGCCGTCGAAGCAGTTCCTGAAGCCCCTGTGGCTGCAGCTGAGCCGGCTCCCGAGGTAAAGGCAGAAGAGAAGGAAGAGGGCGGGGAAGCCTGATCGGCTCCCCCCTTCGCTGACCGTGATGGAACTCTGGCTCACCGGTATCGTTCTCAAGCCGAGAGGGTTGAAGGGCGAAGTCAAGGTGAAGCCTGTGACCGACTATCCCGAGAAGTTTCTTTCCCGGAAATCGTATTGGGTGGGCGGCTCCCCCGGGGATGCCGTCCCCCTTGCGGTCAAGCACGCTTCGCTCGCCGGTGGTTTTGCCTGGCTGTTCCTTGAGGGAGTAGACAGTCGCGAAAAAGCCGAGGCTCTTGCCGGCCGGCAGCTGTTTATTGAAGCTTCGGAAGCGGAGCCCCGCAAGGATGACCGCGCCTGGCTGCATGAACTCGAGGGCATGAAGGTACTCGGAGCAGGCAGAAAGGAGGTCGGTGTCCTCAAAGAGGTGCTTTCGATGCCCGCCCATGAGGTTTACGAGATCATTTCAGGCGGACGATCGGTGCTGGTGCCGGCCATTGAAGAATTTGTTGAGGAAATCAGCCTTGAAGGTCGCTATATTCACGTGCCCCGATTTGATGAGTTTCTCTGAACCGGTTTGATCCGGGCAATGAACGGCAATGAACGGGAGTAAACGTCATTGATCGAGAGATGATGGAAAGATGATGGATGGAATCAGGATCGATGTGCTATCCGTCATACCGGGTTTTTTTGACTCAGTGCTCGACAACGGGCTGCTGGCCATTGCCCGGAAAAAAGGATATGCCGATATTGTCGTGCACAACCTGCACGATTACGGTCTCGGCCGGTACCGCCAGGTTGATGACTCGCCCTTCGGCGGCGGCGCCGGAATGGTGCTCAGGCCGGAACCGGTTTTTGCCTGTGTGGAAAAGCTCCAGAGTGAACGATGCTACGACGCGGTGATCTTTCCGACCCCCGACGCCCGGCCGTTCCTTCAGGGTGATGCCAACCGGCTCTCGAGGATGAAGAACCTGATGTTCCTCTGCGGCCACTACAAGGCCCTTGACGAACGGGTTCGTCAGTCGCTGGTCACCATGGAGTACTCCATCGGAGACGTGGTTCTTTCAGGCGGGGAGATTCCCTCCCTCCTCATGATGGATGCCCTGTTGCGCGTGGTTCCCGGGGTACTTGGAGACAGCGAATCGGCACTGACTGATTCCTTCCAGACCGGGATGCTTGACTGTGCGTATTATACCAGGCCCCCGGAATTCAGGGGGATGAAGGTTCCGGAAGTACTGCTTTCGGGCCATCATGCCAAGATAGAGCAGTGGAGGCAGGAAAATGCGCTGGAGAGGACGCGCCGTCTGCGGCCCGACCTTCTCGGCGAGGATGTTGAATGATTTTACAGTGCAACTTAAATAACAAACAGTAGTCGAAATGGACCAGTTAATTCAGTTAGTCGAAGCAACCCAGCCCGGCGTCGAATGCCCCGCCCTCAATCCCGGTGATACCGTCAGGATCCAGCTGCGTGTCATCGAAGGCGAAAAAGAGCGTCTTCAGGCGTTCGAAGGCGTCGTCATCAGCGACAGGGGTGCCGGTGCGTCCAAGACCATCACCGTCCGCAAGATTTCGCACGGCGTCGGTGTCGAGAGGATCATCCCGGTCAACTCGCCCAATATTGAAAGCGTGACCGTTCTCAAGCACGGCAAGGCCCGTCGTTCCAAGCTGTTCTACCTCCGCAAGCGTACCGGCAAGGCCGCGCTGAAGGTCAAGGAGCGCAAGGTCTCCGAACAGGCCTGATTCTGTTGACGTTCCGGCAGGGCACTCTGTCCTGCCGGACTTCGATGCCCCATTTCTATTGATGCCAGTGATCTGACGTCTACTCCCACTGAGCCGTTTTTTCATGAAGATCGGTCCCTACACGCTTACAGCCCTCCGTGTCCAGCAGTTTTCTCTTGACGGGGGAGCTATGTTCGGCGTTGTCCCGAAGTCATTCTGGGAACAGGCTGCACCGGCCGATGCATTGAACCGCGTCCGGCTGTCCGCTGCACTGCTCCTCATTTCCGGACCCGGCCGCAACATCCTTGTCGATACCGGCATGGGCAGCGCCTGGCCTGAAAAGCTTCGCTCCATCTATGCTGTTTCGCCCTTCCTGCTTGATGAGGAGCTGGCTCGTACGGGGCTCTCCCGTACCGACATCACCGATGTCATTCTTACCCATCTGCATTTCGACCACATCGCCGGGGCTTTTCGTTCCTGTGGTGAGAATCTGGTTCCTCTCTTTCCAGATGCCCGGTTCCATATCCAGGAGGAAAACCTCCGCACCGCACGGAACCCGAACCGCAAGGAACGGGCCAGCTATGAGCCGCGTTTCGTCGATGCGTTCCAGCAGCACTGCAGAATCAATCTCCTCGATGGTGCTCAGGAGCTTTTTGAGGGCATCAGCCTCATTCCCTCACATGGCCATACCCGGGGCCAGCAGCTTGTGAAGGTTTCTGGAAGTGAGGGCACGCTGGTGCACTGTGCAGACCTTGTACCCTCTGCCGCACATATCCCCCTTCCGTGGGTGACCGGCTACGATATCCATCCTCTTGTCGTTCTCGAGGAAAAGGAGGCACTGCTTGAAGAAGCCGTTGAGGGAGGATGGACGCTCTGTTTCGGGCACGACCCCTTTCATGATGCCGCAACCCTCTGCCGCACCGGGAAGGGGATTGCGGCGGAGTGCTTCGTCACACTGTGAACCTCACCATCTCCACTTCTGCACCATCATTGCCCTGTAAGGAGCAGGTCCGCCTCTTTCAGGAGCACATCTTTTCGTTCTACCAGCTCCATCGGCGCTCGTTTCCCTGGCGCAGCGCCCTGTCCAGGTACGCTGTGATGGTGAGTGAGGTGATGCTGCAGCAGACCCAGGCGGAACGGGTGGTGCCGAAGTACCTGGAGTGGATGCGGCGTTTTCCTGACCCCGGGACCCTCGCTGTGGCTCCGCTCCGCGATGTGCTTGAGCTCTGGAGCGGGTTAGGGTACAATTCCCGGGCGCTACGTCTCCAGGAGTGCGCCCGGCTGGTGGTCGCGATGTATCAGGGCGAGCTCCCCGCCACTCCCCGGGAGCTGAAAGCCCTTCCGGGAATCGGGGAGTACAGCTGCCGCTCCATTCCCGCCTTTGCCGATAATCTTAACGTTGCGGCTGTCGATACCAATATCCGCAGGATCCTCATCCATGAGTTCTCCCTTCCCGAAGAGAGCCCGCAGCGGGTGCTGCAGGCGTTCGCCGATCTTGTACTGCCGGAAGGCCGGAGCCGCGACTGGCATAACGCGCTGATGGACTACGGTGCCCTTCAGCTTACCTCAAAGCGAACCGGCATCCGGGCCCGTTCACGCCAGTCAAAGTTCGAGGGGTCGCGGAGGTGGTACAGGGGCAGGGTGCTGCAGGAACTCCTGCGTGAGGAAGCGGTGCCGCTTGAGGTGCTGGAGTCGAAGTACCGGGAGTGCCCCGGGGGAATCAGCTCGGTTGTCGATGACCTTTTGCGGGATAATATGGTTGAATTCGTCGGGGGGGGTGCTGCAGGGGGAGTGCTGTTGCGGATACGTGAGTGAGTGCCGGGGGAAGGATATCTTTCCCCCGGCCCCAATGCCGGCCTACTCGGTGTTGTAGACCATGTTCAGTTCCTTGTAGATGGCGTCGATCTCTTTTTCATACAGTTCGAGTATGGTTTTGCGCTTCACCTTCAGGGTCGGCGTCATCAGGCCGTTTTCTATGGTGAAGGGCTCTTTTGCCAGAATGAAGCGACGCACCTTTTCGTGGGTGGCGAGCTGGCGGGAGATGCTGCGCAGGAGTTTTTCATAGATCTGTACGATCTCCTTGTGTGCACAGAGCCCGGCATCGTCCGGAGCCGTGATGCCTGCCGATGCTGCGAATTCCCTGAGTTTCTGGAAATCGGGGACGATGAGGGCAATGAGGAACGGGCGTTTTTCGCCGACCACCATCACCTGGTCTACATAAGGATTTTCGGCAATCAGGTTTTCGATCGGCATCGGGGCGATGTTCTTGCCTCCGGAGGTGACGATGATGTGCTTTTTCCGGTCGGTGATCTTGAGGTAGCCGTCACCGTCGATTTCTCCGATGTCACCGCTGTGGAACCATCCGTCCCGAATCACCTCCGCGGTCGCCTCACGGTCCTGCCAGTATCCCTTCATGATGTTGGGCCCCCTGAACAGGACCTCTCCGTCTTCGGCGATCTTCATCTCGACGTTGGCCACTGTCGGCCCCACGGTGCCGAATTTCACCTTTTCGGGCCGGTTGACATTGGTGATGGGCGAGGTCTCGGTCAGGCCGAACCCTTCGAGGATCGTGATGCCGAGAGCCTGGAAGAACTCGCCGGTTTTCTGCGGCAGGGCAGCGCCGCCGGACACGAAGTAGCGCAGCCGGCCGCCGAATCGTTTCTTGACCTTCTGGTAGACCAGTTTTCCAGCCACCGCATGCTGCAGGGTGAGGAGGGGTGAGGCACTGCCTTTTTTCTCAATGCTGCGGTGGTAGTGTTCTCCCCTCGAGACCGCCCAGTTGAAGATTTTCTGCTTCAGGGGGCTTTCCGTTGAGATCTGCTTCTGCATGTTCGTCCTGATCCGGTCGAACAGCCTCGGAACGGTGAATATGATCGTGGGGCGTGCCTCGGTGATGTTCAGCGACACGGTCTCGATGCTTTCGGCGAGGTAGATCGATGCACCGCAGGCAAAGAGCAGGTAGTAGCCCCCGGTCCGTTCATAGGCATGGGAGAGCGGGAGGAAGGAGAGGCTGCAGTCGGTTTCGTCGATGCGGATGATTTCTGCGGCCGATTTGACGTTTTCGCAGAGGTTGCGGTGTGTGAGCATGACCCCCTTGGGCAGGCCGGTGGTTCCGGATGTGTAGATGATGGTGGCGACGTCGTCAGGGTCGACTTTCGTGCCATCAAGCATCCAGGGCTTGTCAAGCAGCAGCTGCGTACCGGCAGCCTTGGCATTGTTGAGGTCGATGACGTCCTCGACCGGTTCTTCCAGCCGGTTCATGACGATGAGCTGCGTCAGGTCGGGGAGGTTCTGCCAGATGGAGAGGATCTTGCCGAGCTGTAGCATGTTGGAGACGATGACGGCCCGTACACCGGCATCCTTCAGGATGTATTCTATCTGGTTTGGCGGCAGTGAGGGGTAGAGGGGTACGTCGATCGCACCGAGGCTGAGGACCGCCATGTCGGCGAGGTACCATCCGGGGCGGTTTTCCGACAGGATGGCCACCCGGTCTCCGGCGGCCGTGCCGTTTTCTTTCAGATATGCCGAAAAACGCCGGACATCTTCATGGAAGTCATCGTAGGAGATGGGCTCGTAGGCGCTCTGGAGCTTGTGGGCAAATGGAAACCTTGCAGGCTGGCCGCGGTAGTGACTGAATACCGAAGCAAAGAGTTCCGGCAGGGTCTGGAAGTCGGGATTGATGAGGCCCATCAGCGTATGAGGTTAACTTACGGGGGTAGCCATAGGGGATAACAGCGGGCCGTCCAGCACTGCAGGAGCCCTTCCCGGCCGGGACAATAAACAAATATGTAACAATACCTCGCTTCAATTCAAAATGGGCGGGGGACAATTGTGATCTGTGAAGGGTTCCTGCAGTGTTGCAGTGAACAGCCCGCTCTCAAAAAGAAATTCGGCAAAATCTTGCCGATCTGTCGTAATGCCGTTATTTTGCCCTGCATCTCCCTCTGCGCCGGGGGTCTGTTCCGCCGGCACCGGGGTTTCAACCCAAGTTCCCTGAATCCTATGCAGAAAGGCAAGCGGTCTGTTTCCAAATGGACGGGATACGTTGGCCTCGGCGCCGGTCTCGCTCTCATTGTTCTTCTGTTCCGTACCATCGACCTGCAGCGTTCGATCGAACTCATCAGCTCGATCGGTTTCAGCTCGGTCTTCATCCTCCTGCCTTTTTTTGCCCTTCATTTCTTTGAAACGCTTGCATGGGTGGACGTCTTTCCTCCCGGTACCAAAGGGATACGGTTCTGGCGGCTCATGAAGATCCAGGTGATTGCAGAAACGGTTTCCATGACCCTGCCTGCAGGTGTTGCGGTGGGCGAGCCCCTGAGGCCCTATCTCTGCCACCGCCAGATGGGTATCGACACGCCGGTTGCGGTCGCTGCGGTTGCCGTGCGCAAACTGCTGCTCGGCGCCATGCAGGGCGTCTATACGGTCATCGGGGCCCTTGCGGGGTTCATGCTTCTGCAGCAGGTATCACAGGACCTTACCGGGTTCGGGGGCCTCGGCTACCTTATGCTGGCCGTCGGCACCGGGGTGTTTCTCATGTTCATGATCTTTCTCCTGCTGATCCTCAACGGCAATTCCGCTACGGCACTGCACCGTATGCTGATGCTTGTGCCGTTCGAGCGGGCAAGGGCGTGGCTGCTTCTGCGGGAATCGGGTTTCCAGGATACCGACCTGCATCTGCGCAGCTTCAGCAGCTCCTCACCCCTCCGCCTCCTTAAGGCGACCTTCTGGTACCTTCTCGGCTGGGCAATGCTTGCCTTTGAAAGCTACATCATCCTTCGCCTGCTCGGCGTCGCAATTTCTTTTCCCCAGGTACTTGCCATCGACACGACGCTCGTCATGCTCCGGGCCGTGTTTTTTTTCATCCCTTCGGGACTCGGCGTCCAGGATCTCGGGTATCTGGCATTCTTTCAGGCAATCGGCATTCCGGACGCCATGGCATATGGCGGGGCGTTCATCCTCCTCAGGCGATTCAAGGAGGTGATCTGGTACTCTTCAGGCTATCTCTTGATGTTTCTCTCGGGGGTGCATATCTCTGATGCAGGGCGTATCGAAGGTCCAGCGCGTGTGAAGGGGGAGCAGCCATGAAGAAGCGTGCGCTTTTCATCTGCGGTTCGATGAACCAGACCACCCAGATGCACCAGAT encodes the following:
- a CDS encoding MBL fold metallo-hydrolase yields the protein MKIGPYTLTALRVQQFSLDGGAMFGVVPKSFWEQAAPADALNRVRLSAALLLISGPGRNILVDTGMGSAWPEKLRSIYAVSPFLLDEELARTGLSRTDITDVILTHLHFDHIAGAFRSCGENLVPLFPDARFHIQEENLRTARNPNRKERASYEPRFVDAFQQHCRINLLDGAQELFEGISLIPSHGHTRGQQLVKVSGSEGTLVHCADLVPSAAHIPLPWVTGYDIHPLVVLEEKEALLEEAVEGGWTLCFGHDPFHDAATLCRTGKGIAAECFVTL
- a CDS encoding iron-sulfur cluster assembly protein HesB; the protein is MNLTISTSAPSLPCKEQVRLFQEHIFSFYQLHRRSFPWRSALSRYAVMVSEVMLQQTQAERVVPKYLEWMRRFPDPGTLAVAPLRDVLELWSGLGYNSRALRLQECARLVVAMYQGELPATPRELKALPGIGEYSCRSIPAFADNLNVAAVDTNIRRILIHEFSLPEESPQRVLQAFADLVLPEGRSRDWHNALMDYGALQLTSKRTGIRARSRQSKFEGSRRWYRGRVLQELLREEAVPLEVLESKYRECPGGISSVVDDLLRDNMVEFVGGGAAGGVLLRIRE
- a CDS encoding AMP-dependent synthetase/ligase translates to MGLINPDFQTLPELFASVFSHYRGQPARFPFAHKLQSAYEPISYDDFHEDVRRFSAYLKENGTAAGDRVAILSENRPGWYLADMAVLSLGAIDVPLYPSLPPNQIEYILKDAGVRAVIVSNMLQLGKILSIWQNLPDLTQLIVMNRLEEPVEDVIDLNNAKAAGTQLLLDKPWMLDGTKVDPDDVATIIYTSGTTGLPKGVMLTHRNLCENVKSAAEIIRIDETDCSLSFLPLSHAYERTGGYYLLFACGASIYLAESIETVSLNITEARPTIIFTVPRLFDRIRTNMQKQISTESPLKQKIFNWAVSRGEHYHRSIEKKGSASPLLTLQHAVAGKLVYQKVKKRFGGRLRYFVSGGAALPQKTGEFFQALGITILEGFGLTETSPITNVNRPEKVKFGTVGPTVANVEMKIAEDGEVLFRGPNIMKGYWQDREATAEVIRDGWFHSGDIGEIDGDGYLKITDRKKHIIVTSGGKNIAPMPIENLIAENPYVDQVMVVGEKRPFLIALIVPDFQKLREFAASAGITAPDDAGLCAHKEIVQIYEKLLRSISRQLATHEKVRRFILAKEPFTIENGLMTPTLKVKRKTILELYEKEIDAIYKELNMVYNTE
- a CDS encoding lysylphosphatidylglycerol synthase transmembrane domain-containing protein, whose translation is MQKGKRSVSKWTGYVGLGAGLALIVLLFRTIDLQRSIELISSIGFSSVFILLPFFALHFFETLAWVDVFPPGTKGIRFWRLMKIQVIAETVSMTLPAGVAVGEPLRPYLCHRQMGIDTPVAVAAVAVRKLLLGAMQGVYTVIGALAGFMLLQQVSQDLTGFGGLGYLMLAVGTGVFLMFMIFLLLILNGNSATALHRMLMLVPFERARAWLLLRESGFQDTDLHLRSFSSSSPLRLLKATFWYLLGWAMLAFESYIILRLLGVAISFPQVLAIDTTLVMLRAVFFFIPSGLGVQDLGYLAFFQAIGIPDAMAYGGAFILLRRFKEVIWYSSGYLLMFLSGVHISDAGRIEGPARVKGEQP